A region from the Treponema pallidum subsp. pallidum str. Nichols genome encodes:
- a CDS encoding FapA family protein produces the protein MNTRFDQIRRDMQKRYEEDSKRVCVSACAKTLDKALEAAAVQLGIPKYRVEYEVLERGAGSFFSFRQKKWKIRAYESSSLEFAAGNVSAPHDSHRDVSSSPNTGHDGAAFVLCKKEGVFLKITAPLGKGRKVSLASVQEKFRARGLALPPADTLKVLIKNATNSYVHVSSFERIPAHDAMLSVEIRENDMKAFVTATPPGRNGADICADTILSFLRSNRVVYGIDMERVNSFQDCPVYHEPYLVARGTPPKDGENARISYHFETDRTRVHLQELKTGKINFKELNLIHNVVKGQPLAQKLPAQRGTPGKTVTGTYLPAQSGKDVSIPLGRNTALARDGLTVIAETDGQALLSRRGINVEPIYVVEGNVSVKTGNIMFLGTVLVHGNVEDNYEIKASGNIEVRGTVGKALLDAEGDILVGQGIVGKEEGCVRAGKSLWAKFIQNCASVEAGDLVIVSDGIMNSHVIANRKIICRGRRADIIGSNVAAAEAVYARNLGSQSGGNDTQISVGFDPHRVRRLSMLQEELHAHERKLSDLSLNLQSLENLKRARKELPPDKEALETSLHEEKISLEQLVQQSRAELEEIQASLDASPIEGKISASGQVYSGVKVTIRDVSEEVRADSTAISFYLRNGLIRYGQYTGEQDEDYKRAPSGYAY, from the coding sequence ATGAATACTCGCTTTGATCAAATTCGCCGCGATATGCAGAAACGCTACGAGGAGGATTCTAAGCGTGTCTGCGTCAGTGCGTGCGCAAAAACACTTGATAAGGCACTTGAGGCTGCTGCTGTTCAATTAGGAATACCGAAATACCGCGTTGAATACGAGGTGCTCGAAAGAGGCGCTGGCAGTTTCTTTTCCTTCCGCCAAAAAAAGTGGAAAATCCGCGCCTACGAGAGCTCTTCACTGGAGTTCGCTGCCGGGAACGTGTCTGCACCGCACGATTCACACCGGGACGTGTCTTCTTCCCCCAACACCGGACACGACGGCGCAGCCTTTGTACTTTGCAAAAAAGAGGGCGTTTTTTTAAAAATCACCGCTCCCCTCGGTAAAGGGCGCAAGGTTTCACTCGCCAGCGTCCAGGAAAAGTTCCGCGCGCGCGGCCTTGCCCTGCCTCCCGCTGACACTCTCAAGGTGCTGATAAAAAACGCTACGAACAGCTACGTGCACGTTTCTTCATTCGAACGTATCCCTGCACATGATGCAATGCTTTCTGTGGAGATCCGAGAAAACGACATGAAGGCCTTTGTAACTGCCACCCCCCCTGGACGGAACGGCGCTGACATATGCGCGGACACCATCTTGTCTTTCTTGCGCTCCAATCGGGTTGTGTACGGCATCGACATGGAACGCGTCAATTCGTTCCAAGACTGTCCGGTTTACCATGAACCCTACCTCGTTGCACGGGGCACCCCTCCAAAGGACGGTGAAAATGCGAGGATTTCTTATCACTTCGAAACTGACCGCACCCGTGTGCACTTGCAAGAGCTCAAGACGGGGAAGATTAACTTTAAGGAGTTAAACCTCATTCATAACGTGGTCAAAGGACAGCCGCTTGCGCAGAAGCTGCCTGCACAGCGGGGTACTCCTGGCAAAACCGTCACGGGCACGTATCTTCCGGCACAGTCGGGAAAGGATGTGTCCATTCCTCTGGGAAGAAACACAGCGCTTGCGCGTGACGGCCTTACGGTCATTGCAGAAACTGACGGACAAGCCCTGCTTTCCCGAAGGGGCATCAACGTAGAACCCATCTATGTGGTAGAAGGAAACGTCTCTGTAAAAACAGGGAACATTATGTTCCTTGGTACCGTGTTGGTACACGGAAACGTTGAGGATAACTACGAGATTAAGGCCTCAGGCAACATCGAAGTGCGCGGAACGGTGGGAAAGGCCTTGCTTGATGCAGAAGGGGACATTCTAGTCGGACAAGGTATTGTGGGAAAGGAGGAAGGATGCGTTCGTGCAGGCAAATCTCTGTGGGCTAAATTCATCCAGAATTGCGCCTCAGTTGAAGCAGGAGATCTTGTCATTGTTTCTGACGGAATTATGAACTCGCACGTCATTGCTAACCGGAAAATCATTTGTCGTGGGCGGCGTGCCGACATCATCGGAAGTAACGTTGCAGCGGCAGAGGCTGTCTACGCGCGCAACCTAGGCAGCCAATCAGGCGGCAACGACACGCAAATCAGCGTCGGCTTTGATCCGCACCGTGTACGTCGCCTCAGCATGTTGCAGGAAGAGTTGCACGCACATGAACGAAAACTCTCCGATCTGTCTTTGAACCTCCAATCCCTCGAGAATTTAAAGAGAGCGCGTAAGGAACTTCCCCCAGATAAGGAGGCGCTTGAGACTAGTCTGCATGAGGAAAAGATCTCACTCGAGCAGCTAGTGCAGCAGTCGCGCGCGGAGCTCGAAGAGATTCAGGCATCCTTGGATGCTTCTCCAATCGAGGGGAAAATCTCTGCCTCAGGACAGGTGTATTCTGGTGTAAAAGTCACCATTCGAGACGTGAGCGAAGAGGTGCGCGCGGACAGCACGGCCATAAGTTTTTATTTACGCAATGGCCTCATTCGCTATGGCCAATACACGGGCGAACAGGATGAAGATTATAAAAGAGCCCCTTCAGGTTATGCGTACTAA
- a CDS encoding LysM peptidoglycan-binding domain-containing M23 family metallopeptidase, with product MVRAAVCSCLCVCVAHPAVCGPYPLIAQLQGQDALFRQYSDDVRAARVALAQGKRGNDLPLRFYAYRVKKADTIIRIAARCGIPYDAVASLNRIETLHTPLEGRTLLLPTVPGLYVSADPHLPLERLIYALIKKGQGPSFFLSLPGTAQTTHTREKREVVCAPQALFDGTVRAFFLKPFYRFPLASGRLTSGFGARKSPFTGRLSYHPGIDLAAPMGALVYACASGQVATIAYNRLYGKYVILQHTDGRHSLYGHLSAVRVRVQQKLSVGAVIGNVGSTGASTGPHLHFEVREAGVPQNPERFMEKFR from the coding sequence ATGGTGCGCGCAGCGGTGTGCTCCTGCCTATGTGTGTGTGTGGCACATCCTGCGGTGTGCGGTCCCTATCCGTTGATAGCGCAGCTGCAAGGGCAGGATGCGCTCTTTCGTCAGTATAGCGATGACGTGCGCGCTGCGCGCGTGGCATTGGCGCAAGGCAAGCGGGGAAACGATTTACCCTTGCGTTTTTATGCATATCGCGTAAAAAAGGCAGACACCATCATCCGTATCGCCGCGCGCTGCGGTATTCCCTATGACGCGGTGGCTAGTTTGAACCGTATTGAGACGCTGCATACCCCCCTTGAGGGGCGTACGTTGCTTTTGCCAACCGTTCCGGGACTGTACGTTTCTGCGGATCCGCACCTTCCCTTGGAGCGGCTCATTTACGCACTGATAAAAAAGGGTCAAGGGCCGTCTTTTTTTCTTTCCCTTCCGGGGACTGCGCAGACAACGCATACGCGAGAAAAGCGGGAGGTAGTGTGCGCGCCTCAGGCCTTGTTTGACGGAACGGTGCGTGCCTTCTTTCTTAAGCCGTTTTATCGTTTTCCGTTGGCATCCGGAAGACTCACCTCAGGGTTTGGCGCACGCAAAAGCCCGTTCACCGGGCGGCTGAGTTATCATCCAGGTATAGATCTTGCCGCTCCCATGGGCGCGCTGGTGTATGCGTGTGCGAGCGGACAGGTGGCGACGATTGCGTACAATCGTCTGTATGGCAAGTACGTGATTTTGCAGCACACAGACGGAAGGCACAGCTTATACGGACATTTGAGTGCAGTGCGCGTCCGTGTACAGCAAAAACTGAGTGTGGGAGCGGTGATCGGCAATGTGGGATCGACAGGCGCATCGACCGGGCCACACTTGCATTTTGAGGTACGGGAAGCGGGGGTACCCCAAAATCCTGAGCGATTCATGGAAAAGTTCCGCTGA
- the flhB gene encoding flagellar biosynthesis protein FlhB, producing MIEQEGTFPLPLFIIDLQWFAAEDEGRSEDPTETKLRKAREEGRVPKSQDLNGAFVMLFTSTSLFLLAPFILRECIGVLRFFFTRATTASIQNTGWFFVFVRYFMKLALPISFVALVSGVAANIVQNKTVLFSVKSIRPQFKKISPDVIRFFKRSFFSTEGLFNLLKSLIKITAIFFVSYFTIRNDLFMFVSLLGVSLTQSIFYITSLAGKVLLEVSLLLVVFSLPDYFFQRRQFIDSLKMSRQEVKEELKEQEGDPLVRSYVRKQMQSLVRESARNTTDADVVITNPTHFAVAVQYEPAYMTAPTVVAKGSDGTAYRIKRLAKEAGILIEENKPLARALYTQVAIGREVPYEYFNALVLIFTKLDKFKTHAQRKR from the coding sequence ATGATAGAACAAGAAGGAACATTTCCGCTTCCTCTTTTTATTATTGATTTGCAGTGGTTTGCCGCTGAGGATGAAGGGAGGTCAGAGGATCCTACCGAAACAAAACTCCGTAAAGCACGAGAAGAAGGACGTGTTCCGAAAAGCCAGGATCTAAATGGAGCGTTTGTGATGCTCTTCACATCAACTTCCTTGTTCTTGCTTGCACCATTTATATTGAGAGAGTGCATCGGTGTACTCAGGTTTTTCTTTACGCGTGCTACTACCGCGTCCATCCAGAATACTGGATGGTTTTTTGTATTTGTGCGGTATTTTATGAAACTTGCACTTCCGATATCCTTTGTTGCGCTGGTCTCTGGCGTTGCGGCAAACATTGTACAAAACAAGACCGTTTTATTTTCGGTAAAGTCGATTCGACCGCAGTTTAAGAAAATATCTCCAGATGTAATTCGTTTTTTCAAACGCTCATTTTTTTCAACAGAAGGGCTTTTCAATTTACTTAAATCTCTCATAAAGATTACAGCGATATTTTTTGTATCGTATTTTACTATACGTAATGATCTTTTTATGTTTGTTTCTTTATTGGGTGTGAGTCTTACCCAGAGTATTTTCTACATTACATCCCTTGCGGGTAAAGTTCTCCTCGAAGTAAGTTTGCTGTTAGTGGTGTTCTCGCTTCCCGATTATTTCTTCCAAAGAAGGCAATTCATCGATTCGTTAAAAATGTCTCGGCAGGAAGTGAAAGAGGAGTTAAAAGAGCAGGAAGGGGACCCGCTCGTGAGAAGTTATGTTAGAAAGCAGATGCAATCTCTTGTTAGAGAGTCTGCTCGGAATACCACTGACGCTGATGTTGTGATCACTAATCCGACTCATTTTGCAGTTGCGGTGCAATATGAGCCTGCATACATGACTGCGCCGACTGTGGTTGCGAAAGGATCTGATGGGACTGCATACCGAATCAAACGGTTGGCAAAAGAGGCAGGTATCTTGATAGAAGAAAACAAACCGCTTGCACGTGCGTTGTACACGCAGGTTGCTATCGGGAGAGAAGTTCCCTACGAATATTTTAATGCTTTAGTGCTGATTTTTACCAAGCTGGATAAATTTAAAACACATGCACAGCGTAAGAGGTAA
- the fliR gene encoding flagellar biosynthetic protein FliR produces MERSFDALFSQASLFFLAAVRVFALMFTVPLLSVRSVSRVVRVALAGLIAFLVLPLAYPAPMQVREFSAYYVLLLLGEGLLGILTGFFISVIFTTFSAAGQFFSYQMGFGTSEMYDTFAQIENPLMGQFLNFVAMLVFLQIKGFQILFLGGVLRSFQAVNCFVFLRKQEALLLFFTKALSALFLHAMTIALPIMGALLLIHVSMGLLTKAAPQMNLLSEGLPLTIVVTFVLLSVILPYMINLFVSILFGGFEMFEQLLVKLGKAL; encoded by the coding sequence ATGGAACGGTCCTTTGATGCACTCTTTTCTCAGGCTTCTCTTTTTTTTCTTGCGGCGGTCCGCGTGTTTGCGCTTATGTTTACGGTACCTCTCTTGTCGGTGCGCTCGGTTTCTCGGGTAGTGAGGGTGGCACTCGCAGGCCTGATTGCATTCCTCGTATTACCGCTTGCGTACCCTGCACCCATGCAGGTTCGTGAGTTTAGTGCGTACTATGTGCTTTTGTTGCTCGGAGAAGGTTTGCTGGGGATTTTAACAGGTTTTTTTATTAGCGTAATTTTTACGACTTTTAGTGCGGCAGGACAGTTTTTTTCGTATCAGATGGGTTTTGGAACATCTGAGATGTACGATACCTTTGCACAAATAGAAAATCCTTTGATGGGACAGTTTTTGAACTTTGTGGCGATGCTTGTTTTTTTGCAAATAAAAGGATTTCAAATCCTGTTTTTAGGAGGCGTGCTGCGGAGCTTTCAGGCTGTTAATTGCTTTGTTTTTCTGCGGAAACAGGAAGCGCTCCTGCTGTTTTTTACCAAAGCGTTGAGTGCTCTTTTTTTACACGCGATGACTATCGCACTGCCTATCATGGGAGCATTGCTGTTAATCCACGTTTCAATGGGTTTATTAACAAAAGCGGCCCCACAAATGAATCTACTCTCTGAAGGGCTTCCGCTTACAATCGTAGTTACGTTTGTTTTACTGAGCGTAATTCTTCCTTACATGATAAACCTGTTTGTTTCTATACTGTTTGGCGGTTTTGAAATGTTTGAGCAGCTCTTGGTAAAGCTTGGAAAAGCCCTATGA
- the whiG gene encoding RNA polymerase sigma factor WhiG: MGNTAFEQQSEEELWLEYRRTRSAKIREYFVVQYAPLVKYVASKIAVGKPGNVEFDDLVSYGIFGLFDAIDKYDPEKNIRFNTYAVTRIRGAIFDELRSIDWVPRSVRQQTRQIEEAIADLEARLGRAATDTEIACALNIELEEYHQLLLKVSGTSVISLADSKFGGDERDHVSVGDSIEAPASLNPDVIVEREEIKRIIAEAIRELSQREQQVLILYYYEEMTLKEIGKVLKVTESRISQIHTSANLKLKAKLTNIKKGIR; this comes from the coding sequence ATGGGGAACACAGCCTTCGAACAGCAGTCGGAAGAGGAGCTTTGGCTCGAGTATCGGAGGACGCGTAGCGCGAAAATACGCGAGTACTTTGTTGTGCAGTACGCTCCTCTGGTCAAATACGTTGCAAGCAAAATTGCCGTTGGGAAACCGGGGAACGTTGAGTTCGATGACCTCGTAAGCTACGGTATCTTTGGTCTTTTTGACGCTATCGATAAATATGACCCAGAAAAAAACATTCGATTTAATACGTACGCGGTTACGCGCATCCGCGGTGCTATCTTTGATGAACTGCGCTCCATCGACTGGGTTCCCCGGTCGGTGCGTCAGCAAACACGCCAGATAGAAGAAGCGATTGCAGATCTAGAGGCACGCCTTGGGCGTGCTGCCACAGATACTGAGATCGCGTGCGCGCTGAATATTGAGCTTGAAGAGTACCACCAGCTCCTCTTGAAGGTGTCCGGCACGAGCGTGATTTCCCTTGCCGATTCGAAGTTTGGTGGAGATGAGCGAGACCACGTCTCTGTGGGAGACAGCATCGAAGCGCCCGCTTCTCTCAATCCCGACGTCATTGTCGAACGCGAGGAAATCAAGCGTATCATCGCAGAGGCAATTAGGGAACTTTCTCAACGCGAGCAGCAGGTGCTCATACTATACTACTACGAAGAAATGACCTTAAAGGAGATTGGCAAGGTGCTCAAAGTGACCGAGTCGCGTATCTCTCAGATCCACACCAGCGCGAATTTAAAGTTAAAGGCAAAGCTCACCAACATCAAAAAGGGTATCCGGTAA
- the flhF gene encoding flagellar biosynthesis protein FlhF: MELLVEVAPTKEKAIEKIRKKYGDRVNILRTQRNNRSFFFGLIERVSVEIFFSVNSGSQSSVHEIPSVQSRTRVSAARVEDTEAEKIKILESAQRINAKIAQQVEPLISAAKEKKTEKVPTSPEAVHALTQTLEGMIQKITNSAPVVIAQELQSIQRIELLLEENDFSFSFIRKSIARLKDELSYHDLESFEKVESTVLRWIIESVHIQVPPICTGTRNIVLVGPTGVGKTTTLAKLAAFYFVTEPKRTGIQPRVKIITTDNFRIGAAFQMERYCELMGLDLCVVQAPVEFLTYMTLYQQETDVVFVDTEGRSPVDGQNIERMVEYFRAVKNFELEVYLTIDAGSKANDLREVFKQYALFEYRALIVTKLDETTSIGNLISALSEARTPITYITTGQTVPSNLEKASVNLLLSKLKGFKLLAEEMGNDYGDYGSKER, translated from the coding sequence GTGGAGTTATTAGTAGAAGTTGCCCCAACGAAGGAAAAAGCGATAGAGAAAATTCGGAAAAAGTATGGAGATCGAGTTAATATCCTGCGCACGCAGAGGAATAATAGGAGTTTCTTTTTTGGTCTCATAGAACGAGTCTCGGTAGAGATTTTTTTTTCTGTCAATAGTGGATCGCAATCATCAGTACACGAGATACCCTCAGTGCAATCGCGTACGCGTGTGTCCGCTGCTCGGGTAGAGGATACTGAAGCAGAAAAAATAAAGATACTTGAATCTGCGCAGCGTATTAATGCGAAGATAGCACAGCAGGTAGAGCCCTTAATTTCAGCGGCAAAAGAGAAGAAAACTGAAAAAGTGCCAACTTCCCCTGAAGCGGTGCATGCGCTCACTCAAACGCTAGAGGGTATGATCCAGAAGATCACGAATAGTGCGCCGGTGGTGATAGCACAGGAGTTGCAGTCGATTCAAAGAATCGAACTTCTTTTAGAGGAAAATGATTTTAGTTTTTCATTTATAAGAAAAAGTATTGCTCGTCTAAAGGACGAACTCAGTTATCATGATTTAGAGTCTTTCGAAAAAGTTGAATCAACAGTCCTGCGATGGATTATAGAATCAGTCCACATTCAAGTTCCCCCTATTTGTACCGGAACAAGAAACATTGTATTAGTAGGACCGACTGGTGTGGGAAAAACCACTACCCTCGCAAAGCTTGCCGCGTTCTATTTTGTTACAGAACCGAAGCGAACTGGTATTCAGCCACGAGTAAAAATCATTACAACGGACAATTTTCGTATTGGTGCAGCGTTTCAAATGGAACGTTATTGCGAGCTTATGGGACTCGATCTGTGTGTAGTGCAAGCACCGGTTGAGTTTTTGACGTACATGACACTGTATCAGCAGGAGACCGATGTGGTCTTTGTGGACACGGAAGGGAGGAGTCCGGTTGATGGACAGAATATAGAGCGGATGGTGGAATACTTTCGTGCGGTAAAAAATTTTGAACTGGAAGTGTACCTTACCATTGACGCTGGATCGAAGGCGAACGACTTGCGCGAGGTGTTTAAGCAATATGCGCTTTTTGAGTATCGTGCGCTGATAGTAACCAAACTTGATGAAACAACAAGTATTGGAAACCTCATTAGTGCGTTGAGTGAGGCAAGGACTCCTATCACCTATATTACGACAGGACAAACGGTTCCAAGCAATTTAGAAAAGGCGTCAGTAAATTTACTACTTTCTAAATTAAAAGGTTTTAAACTTCTTGCTGAGGAGATGGGCAACGACTATGGTGATTACGGTAGCAAAGAGAGATAA
- a CDS encoding MinD/ParA family protein codes for MVITVAKRDKRIADQAEELRDLMQEKNARERVERHQHRTRVVVVTSGKGGVGKTNIATNMAIAYGYMGKKVVLIDADLGLANVNVIMNVVPQYNLYHVIKKQKKMSDIIIDTNFGIKLIAGASGFSKIANLNEEERAAFIQELYSLSETDIIIIDTSAGVSKNVVSFVASADDVIVVTTAEPTAITDAYGMIKIIATEVDNRDMNLKMIVNRVNSAAEGRRISERMIQIAAQFLNLKLDYLGFIYDDTSVGASVLRQVPFLIHEPRGKASVCLRHIVAKLEKTEIAETGGLSGFIRRIFGREWE; via the coding sequence ATGGTGATTACGGTAGCAAAGAGAGATAAGCGCATAGCAGACCAGGCAGAAGAGCTGAGGGATTTGATGCAGGAAAAAAATGCGCGGGAGCGTGTTGAACGTCATCAGCATAGAACGCGTGTTGTCGTGGTAACCAGTGGAAAAGGCGGGGTGGGAAAGACGAATATTGCAACGAATATGGCAATTGCTTACGGGTACATGGGGAAAAAGGTGGTACTCATAGATGCAGATCTTGGACTTGCAAATGTGAACGTGATAATGAACGTTGTTCCCCAGTATAATTTGTACCATGTGATCAAAAAGCAGAAGAAAATGTCTGATATCATCATCGATACTAATTTTGGTATCAAGCTCATCGCTGGTGCATCAGGGTTTTCCAAGATTGCAAATTTAAACGAAGAAGAGCGTGCAGCTTTTATCCAAGAGTTATATTCTTTATCGGAGACGGATATCATTATTATCGATACAAGCGCTGGTGTTTCGAAGAATGTCGTAAGCTTTGTTGCATCTGCCGATGATGTCATTGTTGTGACCACTGCCGAACCTACGGCAATCACCGATGCGTATGGAATGATAAAGATCATTGCAACTGAGGTTGATAATCGGGATATGAACTTGAAGATGATAGTAAATAGAGTGAATTCTGCCGCAGAAGGAAGAAGGATCTCTGAACGCATGATACAAATTGCAGCTCAGTTTTTAAATCTGAAGTTAGATTATCTGGGCTTCATTTATGACGACACCTCGGTAGGTGCGAGCGTTCTCAGACAGGTCCCTTTTTTAATCCACGAGCCTCGGGGGAAGGCCTCCGTGTGCTTGCGCCATATCGTGGCAAAGCTGGAAAAAACAGAGATCGCCGAGACAGGCGGGCTTTCAGGTTTTATTCGCAGGATATTTGGAAGGGAATGGGAATAA
- the flhA gene encoding flagellar biosynthesis protein FlhA codes for MAHGKSAFFTTDAFVAISVLVVVFSIVVPLPTQILDALMAFNLIFNLLILLMVLFVEKPTDFSVFPSLLLTSTVFGLGLNVSSTRLILTLGDRFSGYMIRAFSSFVVGGSGTQGLVIGFTVFIILIAVQAFVITKGATRIAEVAARFTLDFNATKSMSIDAEYNAGVITEEEARERKRQIQREADFFGAMDGASKFVSGNVKIGIFITIVNVIAGLIVGVIFRREGFQAALQTYTNLTIGDGLLAQLPSLLLSVATGFIVTRSSDQGSFGQNVQEQFSKSALVYFIGSGALIVMAVLPGFPHSILFFMAVCFAFVGLQLRKRERVHVQEHEMQKSSDKKGMQQTQDSTSEMGPIVPLDPLSLELGYGLIPLVDKEKGAELLSRITVIRKDAALDLGLVAPKIRIIDNMRLDPSSYCFKIQGLEVARGKLRLGWFLAIKSGQVTEEVPGERTIDPTFGLPAVWISEENRDRAERVGYTVVAPSAIIATHLTQVIRTNAADILGRQNVQMIIDALRKEYPAVVDDVTQKCPLGKIQKVLQGLLREQVSIRNTVAIFETLADFASTSDTVPVPILIEKVRQRLGRQICLQYADEQNVLHVMRLDSSLETFLSEKIALTVDSLSILTLSLDEQRQVLQAVRTVFVPTRQEGYIPVLLTTDTIRSAMWNLFFSDRIEIAVMSYKEVSTDMRIETVGVVRIEESDVDAFVRKQ; via the coding sequence ATGGCGCACGGTAAGAGTGCCTTTTTCACTACTGACGCTTTTGTTGCGATTTCAGTGTTGGTGGTTGTCTTTTCTATTGTTGTTCCTCTGCCCACGCAAATTCTCGATGCGTTGATGGCCTTTAATCTTATCTTTAACCTTTTGATATTACTTATGGTGTTATTTGTTGAAAAACCAACAGATTTTTCTGTATTTCCCTCGCTCTTGTTGACCTCAACCGTTTTTGGACTTGGACTGAACGTGTCTTCCACCCGGTTGATTTTAACGTTAGGAGATCGGTTTAGCGGGTATATGATCCGTGCGTTTAGTTCTTTTGTGGTGGGAGGATCCGGGACGCAAGGTCTAGTAATTGGTTTTACGGTATTCATCATTTTAATTGCAGTGCAAGCTTTTGTTATTACTAAGGGTGCGACGCGTATTGCAGAAGTTGCTGCGCGTTTTACCTTAGACTTCAATGCAACCAAAAGCATGTCTATTGATGCTGAATATAATGCAGGTGTTATCACCGAAGAAGAAGCGCGAGAGCGTAAGAGGCAAATTCAGCGTGAAGCAGATTTTTTTGGAGCAATGGATGGAGCGAGTAAGTTCGTATCGGGCAATGTCAAAATTGGTATTTTTATTACCATTGTAAATGTGATTGCAGGCCTGATAGTGGGTGTCATATTTCGTAGGGAGGGTTTTCAGGCAGCATTGCAGACCTATACAAATTTAACGATAGGAGATGGGTTGCTTGCACAGCTTCCTTCTTTGTTGTTGTCTGTTGCAACAGGTTTTATTGTCACTCGATCAAGCGATCAAGGGTCATTTGGTCAAAACGTACAGGAACAATTTTCAAAAAGTGCACTTGTTTATTTTATTGGCTCAGGTGCATTGATCGTTATGGCGGTATTGCCGGGTTTTCCCCACAGTATTTTATTTTTTATGGCCGTGTGTTTTGCCTTTGTGGGACTGCAGCTAAGGAAAAGGGAACGGGTACACGTTCAAGAACATGAGATGCAAAAAAGTTCAGATAAAAAGGGTATGCAACAGACTCAAGATAGTACTTCTGAAATGGGTCCTATTGTGCCGCTTGATCCACTTTCGCTAGAACTTGGGTATGGATTAATTCCTCTTGTTGATAAAGAAAAGGGTGCAGAGCTCCTAAGTAGAATTACAGTTATTAGAAAAGATGCCGCGTTGGATCTCGGATTGGTTGCTCCTAAAATTCGAATTATTGACAATATGCGTTTAGATCCGAGCAGTTATTGTTTCAAAATCCAAGGATTAGAAGTTGCGCGGGGAAAGCTGCGCTTGGGATGGTTTCTCGCCATAAAGTCTGGTCAAGTTACAGAGGAGGTTCCAGGGGAGCGAACAATTGATCCTACATTTGGACTCCCTGCTGTGTGGATTTCTGAAGAAAATCGCGATCGTGCTGAGCGTGTCGGTTACACTGTAGTTGCTCCATCTGCAATCATCGCCACGCACCTGACTCAGGTAATCCGTACCAATGCAGCGGATATTTTAGGTCGGCAAAACGTGCAAATGATCATCGATGCACTACGCAAGGAATACCCGGCGGTGGTAGATGATGTAACGCAAAAGTGTCCACTCGGAAAGATCCAAAAGGTGTTACAAGGGTTGTTACGTGAACAAGTGTCTATTAGAAATACAGTTGCGATATTTGAGACACTTGCAGATTTTGCTTCTACGAGCGACACTGTGCCCGTTCCTATTCTTATTGAAAAAGTTCGTCAGCGATTGGGAAGGCAGATTTGTCTGCAATATGCAGATGAACAGAACGTTCTCCATGTTATGAGATTGGACTCCTCGTTGGAAACGTTCCTTTCAGAAAAGATAGCGTTAACCGTGGATTCGTTATCAATATTGACGCTCTCTCTCGATGAACAAAGACAAGTTCTGCAAGCGGTCCGCACCGTTTTTGTTCCCACACGACAGGAGGGGTATATTCCCGTGTTGCTAACGACGGATACGATTCGTAGCGCAATGTGGAATTTGTTTTTTTCAGATCGTATTGAAATCGCAGTTATGTCCTATAAAGAAGTTTCTACCGATATGCGTATTGAAACAGTGGGAGTAGTAAGGATAGAAGAGAGTGATGTGGATGCTTTTGTGAGAAAGCAGTAG
- the fliQ gene encoding flagellar biosynthesis protein FliQ: MMTQGAVLGLIREGVFQVVLLVAPVLCTALVVGLIVAIFQAVTSIQEQTLTFVPKMLTILGMIALLGGWMLTMLQNYTVRLFDIIPQLVRSGPV; the protein is encoded by the coding sequence GTGATGACGCAAGGTGCGGTATTAGGCTTGATACGAGAGGGTGTTTTTCAGGTGGTGTTACTTGTCGCGCCTGTTCTGTGCACAGCGCTTGTCGTTGGCTTAATAGTGGCTATCTTTCAGGCAGTGACGTCTATTCAGGAACAAACACTTACCTTTGTTCCTAAGATGTTGACCATATTGGGAATGATTGCCCTCCTCGGTGGGTGGATGCTGACAATGCTGCAGAATTATACCGTAAGGCTGTTTGACATTATCCCTCAGTTAGTGAGGAGTGGACCTGTCTAG